In Acidovorax sp. 106, the following proteins share a genomic window:
- a CDS encoding DUF4124 domain-containing protein, giving the protein MSFISTRSLLAAAMLVGTGLSPVEAGNLFKCTDARGQVVYSDRACASEAPTPSAAAAASGKNAASFSNAAVKGKITEAAIAAILRQAIDLGTRGDYKGQCALAAPDIAFSITDNSTQPATTISGKRRELCDAQRSSAQTLEFNSLRPSVQQTGIQIKVSADGTQATAKHTHTTTLKQHGQVVLVQTCQQEDAFGIYDGKILYNSVKSVCKQTS; this is encoded by the coding sequence ATGTCTTTCATCTCTACACGCAGCCTGCTGGCGGCTGCCATGCTGGTCGGCACCGGCCTCTCGCCCGTCGAGGCGGGCAATCTTTTCAAGTGCACAGACGCACGCGGCCAGGTGGTTTACTCCGATCGGGCCTGCGCCAGTGAGGCTCCAACGCCTTCAGCCGCCGCTGCCGCATCTGGCAAAAATGCTGCCAGCTTCAGCAACGCTGCCGTCAAAGGCAAGATCACCGAGGCAGCCATCGCCGCCATCCTGCGGCAAGCCATCGACCTGGGCACACGCGGCGACTACAAGGGCCAATGCGCACTGGCCGCACCAGACATTGCCTTCTCCATCACCGACAACTCCACCCAGCCCGCCACCACGATCTCGGGCAAACGCAGAGAACTGTGCGATGCCCAGCGCAGCTCGGCGCAAACGCTGGAGTTCAACAGCCTGCGGCCCAGCGTGCAGCAAACCGGCATCCAGATCAAGGTGAGCGCAGACGGCACCCAAGCCACCGCCAAGCACACGCACACCACCACCCTCAAGCAGCACGGGCAGGTGGTGCTGGTGCAAACCTGCCAGCAAGAAGACGCCTTCGGCATCTACGACGGCAAGATCCTCTACAACAGCGTTAAATCGGTGTGCAAGCAGACGTCTTGA
- a CDS encoding VWA domain-containing protein, whose product MLIDFFYTLRAAKLPVSVKEYLTLLEALQAGVVGPKSDDAWALDDFYNLSRLTLVKDEKHYDKFDRAFGAYFKGVEMVADFTKEIPADWLRKILENELTPEQKAAIEKMGWDELMETLKKRLEEQKERHEGGNKWIGTGGTSPFGHGGYNPQGVRIGGAGKNKSAVKVWEQRAYRDYDDQQELGTRNIKVALRRLRKFAREGHELELDLPDTIRSTAANAGYLDIKMVPERHNNVKVLLLMDVGGTMDEHIQRVEELFSAVKSEFKHLEFYYFHNCVYDFMWKNNRRRFAEKFPTWDIIRKYNKDYKLIFVGDATMSPYEILQPGGSVEYNNEEPGAEWLQRLTHAFPKFAWINPEPQGVWQYRQSISIIQQLIGNRMFPLSLKGLEETMRLLSK is encoded by the coding sequence ATGCTGATCGACTTCTTCTACACCCTGCGCGCAGCCAAGCTGCCCGTGTCCGTGAAGGAATACCTCACCCTGCTCGAAGCGCTACAAGCGGGCGTGGTGGGCCCCAAGTCCGATGACGCCTGGGCGCTGGACGATTTCTACAACCTCTCGCGCCTCACGCTGGTCAAGGACGAGAAGCACTACGACAAGTTCGACCGGGCCTTCGGCGCGTACTTCAAGGGCGTGGAGATGGTGGCCGACTTCACCAAGGAGATCCCGGCCGACTGGCTGCGCAAGATCCTGGAGAACGAACTCACGCCCGAGCAAAAGGCCGCCATCGAGAAGATGGGCTGGGACGAGCTGATGGAGACGCTGAAGAAGCGCCTCGAAGAACAGAAAGAACGCCACGAGGGCGGCAACAAGTGGATCGGCACGGGCGGCACCAGCCCGTTTGGCCATGGCGGCTACAACCCGCAAGGCGTGCGCATTGGCGGCGCAGGCAAGAACAAGAGCGCGGTGAAGGTGTGGGAGCAGCGCGCCTACCGCGACTACGACGACCAACAGGAGCTGGGCACCCGCAACATCAAGGTCGCGCTGCGCCGCCTGCGCAAGTTTGCGCGCGAAGGGCATGAACTAGAGCTCGACTTGCCTGACACCATCCGCAGCACGGCGGCCAACGCGGGCTACCTGGACATCAAGATGGTGCCGGAGCGGCACAACAACGTGAAGGTGCTGCTGCTGATGGACGTGGGCGGCACCATGGATGAGCACATCCAGCGCGTGGAAGAGTTGTTCAGTGCGGTCAAGAGCGAGTTCAAGCACCTAGAGTTTTATTACTTCCACAACTGCGTGTACGACTTCATGTGGAAGAACAACCGCCGCCGCTTTGCCGAGAAGTTTCCGACCTGGGACATCATCCGCAAGTACAACAAAGACTACAAACTGATCTTTGTGGGCGACGCGACCATGAGCCCATACGAGATCCTGCAGCCCGGCGGCAGTGTGGAATACAACAACGAGGAGCCGGGTGCCGAGTGGCTCCAGCGCCTCACGCACGCCTTCCCCAAGTTCGCATGGATCAACCCCGAGCCGCAGGGCGTGTGGCAGTACCGCCAGAGCATCAGCATCATCCAGCAGCTCATTGGCAACCGCATGTTTCCGCTGTCACTCAAAGGTCTGGAAGAGACCATGCGGTTGCTGTCCAAATAG
- a CDS encoding cytochrome c: protein MNKTLTTIFALAVASVTAVSHAQEVKGDIKAGEKKIAMCIGCHGIPGYQASFPEVHKVPMISGQSGKYIASALDAYKKGDRKHPTMRGIADSLSEQDIADVAAYYEQHGKKAAELPAKPAREPSVQVAELLKKGACVSCHGDNFAKPIDPSYPKVAGQHADYLFVALKAYKADARNPNLGRSNAIMGGVAKQFSNAELKALANYLGSVEGDLQVVRQSPFR, encoded by the coding sequence ATGAACAAAACGCTGACCACGATATTTGCCTTGGCTGTCGCTTCCGTGACCGCTGTTTCTCATGCACAGGAAGTCAAGGGTGACATCAAGGCAGGCGAGAAAAAGATCGCCATGTGCATCGGCTGCCACGGCATTCCGGGCTACCAGGCCAGCTTTCCTGAAGTGCACAAAGTGCCCATGATTTCGGGCCAAAGCGGCAAGTACATTGCCTCTGCACTGGATGCCTACAAGAAGGGCGACCGCAAGCACCCCACCATGCGCGGCATCGCCGATTCGCTGTCTGAACAAGACATTGCAGACGTGGCTGCCTACTACGAACAGCATGGCAAGAAGGCCGCCGAGCTGCCCGCCAAGCCTGCCCGCGAACCCAGCGTGCAAGTGGCCGAGCTGCTCAAGAAAGGCGCTTGCGTTTCTTGCCACGGCGACAACTTCGCCAAGCCCATCGACCCGTCTTACCCCAAGGTGGCAGGCCAGCACGCCGACTACCTGTTTGTGGCCCTCAAGGCGTACAAAGCCGATGCGCGCAACCCCAACCTGGGCCGCAGCAACGCCATCATGGGCGGCGTGGCCAAGCAGTTCTCCAACGCCGAACTCAAGGCCTTGGCCAACTACCTGGGCAGTGTGGAAGGCGACCTGCAGGTGGTGCGGCAGTCTCCCTTCCGTTGA
- a CDS encoding MoxR family ATPase: MKFHGSQNYVATQDLMLAVNAAITLQRPLLIKGEPGTGKTMLAEEVAQALGMPLLQWHIKSTTKAQQGLYEYDAVSRLRDSQLNDGDSAERVKNIRNYIIQGVLWQAFTADEPVALLIDEIDKADIEFPNDLLREIDRMEFYCYETRELIKAKHRPLVFITSNNEKELPDAFLRRCFFHFIKFPEADTMRQIVNVHFPTLKSELLTVAMKTFYDVRNLPGLKKKPSTSELIDWLKLLVAEDIPLEALQSADNKVAVPPLVGALLKNEQDVSLFEKLVFMNQRNR, encoded by the coding sequence ATGAAATTTCACGGTTCCCAGAATTACGTGGCCACCCAGGATTTGATGTTGGCAGTGAATGCCGCCATCACCCTGCAACGCCCTTTGCTCATCAAGGGCGAGCCCGGCACAGGCAAGACCATGCTGGCCGAAGAGGTGGCACAGGCGCTGGGCATGCCACTGTTGCAATGGCACATCAAATCCACCACCAAAGCGCAACAGGGCCTGTACGAGTACGACGCTGTGAGCCGCCTGCGCGACAGCCAGCTCAATGACGGCGACAGCGCAGAGCGCGTGAAGAACATCCGCAACTACATCATCCAGGGCGTGCTGTGGCAAGCCTTCACAGCCGATGAGCCCGTAGCCCTTTTGATCGACGAAATCGACAAGGCCGACATTGAATTTCCGAACGACCTGCTGCGCGAAATCGACCGCATGGAGTTCTACTGCTACGAGACGCGCGAGCTCATCAAGGCCAAACACCGGCCGCTGGTGTTCATCACCTCGAACAACGAAAAAGAGCTGCCCGACGCCTTCTTGCGCCGCTGCTTCTTTCACTTCATCAAGTTCCCCGAAGCCGACACGATGCGCCAGATCGTGAACGTGCATTTCCCCACGCTCAAGAGCGAACTGCTCACCGTGGCGATGAAGACGTTCTACGACGTGCGCAACCTGCCGGGCCTGAAGAAGAAGCCATCGACCAGCGAGCTGATCGACTGGCTCAAGCTGCTGGTGGCCGAAGACATTCCGCTTGAGGCCCTGCAAAGCGCCGACAACAAGGTGGCCGTGCCCCCGCTGGTGGGCGCGCTGCTCAAGAACGAACAGGACGTGAGCCTTTTTGAAAAGCTGGTGTTCATGAACCAGCGCAACCGCTGA